In one window of Eleutherodactylus coqui strain aEleCoq1 chromosome 10, aEleCoq1.hap1, whole genome shotgun sequence DNA:
- the LOC136580770 gene encoding uncharacterized protein isoform X1 encodes MKAWGLAHKPYRPGDWHTWYRKRLAHRWYRESRHRGCSVPQSLSLSLSLFTGRRAQTSLQCLLCLDKKASSRRNFTFSLSRNGKLVQFRQTASRKISYLLENKNSSGLWRCSVQEFPELRAEYYLGPPTPAPPATKTNYTDTSVAVSTISTRALLTIVTAALLLAALITAISFTLGICVMRKCRRTPAAPHRYHKDRKRSDNFPLTEDVRSDLSNPTPDTEVSYVELEIIRQPSRKPSRSYNTIYANIM; translated from the exons ATGAAAGCATGGGGACTGGCGCACAAGCCTTATAGACCCGGAGACTGGCACACATGGTATAGGAAGAGACTGGCTCACAGATGGTATAGAGAATCACGTCACAGAG GTTGCTCCGTTCCGCAgtcactctccctctctctgtccctcttcACTGGACGCAGAGCTCAGACCTCACTGCAATGTCTCCTCTGCCTGGATAAGAAAGCTTCCTCTCGACGAAATTTCACCTTCTCACTCAGCAGGAACGGAAAACTCGTCCAATTCAGGCAGACGGCGAGCCGCAAAATATCGTACCTACTGGAGAACAAGAACAGCAGCGGCCTGTGGAGGTGCAGCGTGCAGGAGTTTCCAGAGCTTAGAGCCGAGTATTACCTGGGACCCCCCACACCTGCCCCACCAGCGACAAAGACGAATTACACAG ACACTTCCGTTGCTGTCTCCACAATATCGACTCGCGCCCTACTGACAATCGTGACTGCGGCGCTTCTACTAGCAGCACTTATTACCGCTATCTCCTTCACATTGGGCATCTGTGTAATGAGAAAATGCAG GAGAACGCCCGCTGCTCCCCACCGATATCACAAAG ACAGAAAGAGATCTGATAACTTCCCCCTCACAGAAGACGTCCGCTCCGACCTCAGCAACCCAACGCCG GACACAGAAGTATCTTACGTGGAGCTGGAGATCATACGCCAACCGTCCCGCAAACCTTCCAGGAGCTATAATACAATATACGCAAACATCATGTGA
- the LOC136580770 gene encoding uncharacterized protein isoform X2, giving the protein MDWQLLLALGLVVSCGVEGCSVPQSLSLSLSLFTGRRAQTSLQCLLCLDKKASSRRNFTFSLSRNGKLVQFRQTASRKISYLLENKNSSGLWRCSVQEFPELRAEYYLGPPTPAPPATKTNYTDTSVAVSTISTRALLTIVTAALLLAALITAISFTLGICVMRKCRRTPAAPHRYHKDRKRSDNFPLTEDVRSDLSNPTPDTEVSYVELEIIRQPSRKPSRSYNTIYANIM; this is encoded by the exons ATGGACTGGCAGCTCCTTCTGGCACTTGGTCTTGTGGTATCCTGTGGTGTGGAAG GTTGCTCCGTTCCGCAgtcactctccctctctctgtccctcttcACTGGACGCAGAGCTCAGACCTCACTGCAATGTCTCCTCTGCCTGGATAAGAAAGCTTCCTCTCGACGAAATTTCACCTTCTCACTCAGCAGGAACGGAAAACTCGTCCAATTCAGGCAGACGGCGAGCCGCAAAATATCGTACCTACTGGAGAACAAGAACAGCAGCGGCCTGTGGAGGTGCAGCGTGCAGGAGTTTCCAGAGCTTAGAGCCGAGTATTACCTGGGACCCCCCACACCTGCCCCACCAGCGACAAAGACGAATTACACAG ACACTTCCGTTGCTGTCTCCACAATATCGACTCGCGCCCTACTGACAATCGTGACTGCGGCGCTTCTACTAGCAGCACTTATTACCGCTATCTCCTTCACATTGGGCATCTGTGTAATGAGAAAATGCAG GAGAACGCCCGCTGCTCCCCACCGATATCACAAAG ACAGAAAGAGATCTGATAACTTCCCCCTCACAGAAGACGTCCGCTCCGACCTCAGCAACCCAACGCCG GACACAGAAGTATCTTACGTGGAGCTGGAGATCATACGCCAACCGTCCCGCAAACCTTCCAGGAGCTATAATACAATATACGCAAACATCATGTGA